The following proteins are encoded in a genomic region of Alnus glutinosa chromosome 8, dhAlnGlut1.1, whole genome shotgun sequence:
- the LOC133874517 gene encoding metallothionein-like protein type 3 produces MSDKCGNCDCADKSQCVKKGSSYGLVIVETEKSYINTVVMDAPAAEHDGKCKCGASCSCTNCTCGH; encoded by the exons ATGTCGGACAAGTGCGGCAACTGTGACTGCGCTGACAAGAGCCAGTGCGT GAAGAAGGGAAGCAGCTATGGCCTTGTCATCGTGGAGACTGAGAAGAG CTACATCAACACTGTTGTGATGGATGCTCCGGCAGCTGAGCACGACGGGAAGTGCAAGTGCGGTGCTAGCTGCTCTTGCACCAACTGCACCTGTGGCCATTAA
- the LOC133875663 gene encoding cytochrome c oxidase copper chaperone 1, with product MGEVSIDNVSSALGLQTSQQNQGSAVKTSPESKPKKKICCACPDTKQLRDECIVQHGEEACAKWIEAHLKCLRAEGFNI from the coding sequence ATGGGTGAGGTGTCCATAGATAATGTATCCTCTGCCTTAGGCTTGCAAACTTCACAGCAAAACCAAGGGTCAGCTGTTAAAACTAGTCCAGAGTCcaagccaaagaagaagatttgcTGTGCTTGCCCTGACACTAAGCAGCTGAGAGATGAGTGCATCGTGCAGCACGGTGAAGAAGCTTGCGCAAAATGGATTGAGGCTCATCTTAAGTGTCTTCGTGCAGAGGGCTTCAATATTTGA
- the LOC133876242 gene encoding uncharacterized mitochondrial protein AtMg00810-like gives MYLLIYVDDIIITASDPAAITELLQLFSVDFAVKDLGDLYYFLGVEVIKLNSGLLLSQHRYIMDLLKKQICMKQNRSPLQWLSSSALSALTGDPMEDPSLYRSTVGSLQYLSLTRPDLSYAVNRVCQFMHRPLKPHWQAVKRILRYLKHTVSHGLLLHHNSSNTLQAYSDVDWARCPDDHCSTGAYCVYLCSNLISWSSRKQLTVSRSSTEAEYKAVANTTAELLWIRALLKELGITHSTPPTLWCDNIGATYMSVNPVFHARTKHVEIDFHFVCDCVADKSLVVRFVPTSDQIADVLTKPLVSAKFLHFCYKLNVRSPPLILKEGINTTPITTTTQDSKSTYESCAALHNPKTIE, from the coding sequence ATGTATCTTCttatctatgttgatgatatcatcatcacTGCGTCAGATCCAGCAGCCATTACCGAACTTTTACAGCTTTTTAGTGTAGATTTTGCTGTAAAAGACTTGGGcgatctttattattttctcggTGTGGAGGTGATCAAGCTCAATTCGGGTCTTCTCCTTTCACAACATCGTTATATCATGGACCTCTTGAAGAAACAAATATGCATGAAGCAAAACCGATCACCTCTCCAATGGCTTTCTTCATCAGCTCTCTCGGCTCTTACAGGTGATCCAATGGAAGATCCATCACTCTACCGTAGTACAGTTGGATCCTtacaatatctctctctcactcggccAGATCTCAGTTATGCAGTCAACCGTGTGTGCCAATTCATGCATCGGCCTCTCAAACCTCATTGGCAAGCGGTTAAAAGAATTCTTCGATATTTGAAACATACGGTTTCTCATGGTCTCCTTCTTCATCACAATTCTTCTAATACTTTACAAGCGTATTCCGATGTGGACTGGGCTAGATGTCCCGATGATCATTGCTCTACAGGTGCCTATTGTGTTTATCTATGTTCcaatttaatttcttggagCTCCCGCAAACAATTGACTGTTTCACGATCATCTACTGAGGCTGAATATAAAGCTGTTGCCAACACTACAGCCGAACTACTTTGGATTCGTGCACTTCTTAAAGAACTTGGAATCACTCACTCAACTCCACCAACTctttggtgtgacaatattggagCCACTTACATGTCGGTTAATCCGGTTTTTCATGCTCGCACGAaacatgtggaaattgatttccacTTTGTCTGTGACTGTGTGGCTGATAAATCTTTAGTTGTTCGTTTTGTTCCTACTTCGGATCAGATTGCAGATGTCCTTACAAAGCCACTAGTTTCTGCCAAGTTTCTCCACTTTTGTTACAAGCTCAACGTGCGATCTCCCCCGTTGATCTTGAAGGAGGGTATTAACACAACTCCAATAACAACTACAACTCAAGACTCCAAATCCACTTATGAGTCTTGTGCGGCACTACATAATCCAAAGACTATTGAGTAG
- the LOC133875680 gene encoding uncharacterized protein LOC133875680, translating to MGSAGFFLICALHSLIALTCGVLMMFYSNDVSVFGHGPETASKLQGSTPHDQLLIRTSDSFSGLLLFAIGFLLFMVAFVKDREFQSFFAKGCVLVHISMAVWRVYFEWKLEDLAPDLPRQVVGDIALALSWVFFVVYSWREKYD from the coding sequence ATGGGATCGGCTGGGTTTTTTCTTATATGTGCTCTCCATTCTCTGATAGCTCTGACTTGTGGAGTTTTAATGATGTTTTACTCCAATGACGTCTCTGTGTTTGGCCATGGCCCGGAGACCGCAAGTAAGCTTCAAGGATCCACGCCCCATGATCAGTTATTGATCAGAACCTCCGATTCCTTCTCGGGTTTGCTTTTATTTGCCATTGGGTTTCTTTTGTTCATGGTGGCTTTTGTTAAGGACAGGGAGTTCCAGAGTTTCTTTGCCAAGGGATGTGTGCTTGTTCACATTTCCATGGCTGTTTGGAGAGTGTACTTCGAGTGGAAGCTTGAGGATCTTGCTCCTGATTTGCCGAGGCAGGTTGTTGGGGATATTGCATTGGCACTTTCTTGGGTGTTCTTTGTTGTGTACTCGTGGAGAGAGAAGTATGATTAG